The following DNA comes from Palaemon carinicauda isolate YSFRI2023 chromosome 22, ASM3689809v2, whole genome shotgun sequence.
ttttaatattgttttatgggttgttcggaaggctaagaagcctttcgcatcctgattgatttggcgggtggtcaaagtcatttcttgagagcgcccagattaggggtttgatgaggtcctgttgtatgggttgcagcccttgatacttcagctcctgggagtctgtcagcatcctaagaggatcgctgggctccgtgaggaagacagacttacaaggcagagtaatcgtctaagtcaacttcctcaccaggtacctatttattttggttttgttatattgataactgccaaaatgaaaaaactcttagcttatacgctgtaaacataattaactctggtctctacccacctccttgggtgtgaatcagctattatatattcaccggctaagttaaatatttaaaaatgatattttaattataaaataaatttttgaatatacttacccggtgaatatataaattaaatgaccctcccttcctccccaatagagacgcagtgggatgagaagaaattgaaggttttgtttacatccgagagtggtatctggccgacagttggcgctggtgggcacacccgcaacctgcatagcgatcgctcgcgagttttttatgtatgtgtctgtcgagcaacagagttgcagctattatatattcaccgggtaagtatattcaaaaatttattttataattaaaatatcatattttctgttttttttaatttttatattttaagaagtAGGTTTTGTGGACAAGATTTGAATTTCTGTTTATCACAGATTATTATCtcaattttaacatttttatttactATACATATGTACTACCGTATATATTTTATTTGgtctattttatcattttaatagagatattttttctttccaaatttAATCGGGCGTGGTCTTTAAGAGCCAAGCTTGAATCATTGGGATAGTTAATCACCTcccttttaatagtaataattacctATTATCCTAAAAACTGATTGGAGCTCAGTTTGTTTGAAGAGATATCTTTGATTTTCAGACATCACTAAGTTATTGTCTGTTAATTGTTAAGGTAAAGGAACATACCCTTGCGGTGTATTTGGAAGTCGCATGGCATGGATAACCTGGGTGGAAGTGCAAAAGATACTTGACTACAGAGATTACAAGCTGTTGTGAGGAGTGATGCCTTTCCAGAAGAACTGGAATGGGGACTAATATAATTTGCACGTCGTGATATACTGTACTGAGAGGATGAGTAAACCTTACATTTTAATCTGAGGACTAGTATTCCAAGTATGAATCCTCATCAACAAATAAGAACAGTAAATCTAATTATAACTATATGTGCATCTAAAGTAGTGTTATAggaagaagaaaatagaaaaaactgTGTGAAACATTCTTTTAAACAAACAACTAAAATCAACATATTTATGTTGCAGATATGGCTGAAAATTCAGACCAACAAAATTTTTCAGAAGATGGTAAAGCGGAATTCACAGAATTGGACTGGATTACTTTGAAGTCGGACATAAACTCTGCAACTCTGGAAGTACAAGAAACTGCTGGAGCCAAATTTAATAGGAAATTCAAAGAAAATCCTTTTGTACCCATCGGTAAGTTGTGAGAGATTTGAACTTTAATAGATTAGATGAAAAAATttgta
Coding sequences within:
- the LOC137616592 gene encoding HIG1 domain family member 2A, mitochondrial-like, which encodes MAENSDQQNFSEDGKAEFTELDWITLKSDINSATLEVQETAGAKFNRKFKENPFVPIGCGLTAAALCYGLYSFSKGNTRTSQVMMRYRVAAQGFTVLALMFGIVKSMK